One genomic region from Acidobacteriota bacterium encodes:
- a CDS encoding glycosyl transferase family 2 encodes LWLGPTSESRSLRGYGTLAAVGRMISRTAFNQLRHSSVLLLAAVLGMLVLYVAPIALLFSHPPLAIALGAAAAALMLVSYFPALRTYRRNPLWALTLPLAALFYLGATIHSALRYWSGRGGEWKGRHQDA; translated from the coding sequence GCTCTGGCTCGGCCCCACCTCAGAGTCCCGCAGCCTGCGCGGTTATGGGACACTCGCCGCCGTCGGACGCATGATCTCGCGGACGGCCTTCAACCAGCTGCGTCATTCGTCCGTTCTGCTACTCGCCGCTGTCCTCGGCATGTTGGTGCTCTACGTGGCGCCCATCGCCCTGCTTTTCTCGCACCCGCCGCTCGCCATCGCCCTCGGCGCCGCCGCGGCCGCACTCATGCTGGTCAGCTATTTCCCTGCCCTCCGCACCTATCGCCGCAACCCGCTCTGGGCGCTCACTCTACCTCTCGCCGCGTTGTTTTACCTGGGCGCGACCATTCACTCCGCGCTGCGCTACTGGTCGGGACGGGGCGGCGAGTGGAAGGGCCGCCACCAGGACGCGTAA
- a CDS encoding CBS domain-containing protein, translating to METNVYWLWLLSMGSLIFLMQAGFFLLEGGQVRSRDVANVMMKMTGHMGVGIIVFLLFGFAIKQYGWPLAALPNGWHAPWQFISDGGHSIAFYVSLMFALVSCAIPSGCFSGRMKFSAYLLFAALYVGVIYPVFAYILWNGPLARLGVQDYAGSLGVHAVGGIVGLVGAKFLGRRKTPATAHDVPMMGLGAMMLMFCWFGFNLGSVPSYGNMAADLPLVAINTLAAMAGGIMGSMAGTWAQNGKADPIITPNGGLAGAVAICSGVHLVHPIYAILLGVVAGAQIPWTARFIAKKLDIDDPCGVGPVHMTPGLLGGLAAGLWAPMIPNGFHGYTVHFLPQLIGTVTAIAYGLVASVALFWLLQKLFGLRVSADEELSGLDVAEHGMAAYPEFFPEAGPRTTPLHVLSAVRVDQVMTAPATVRVGDTLETVQELMFSREVFAVPVLNPYDELCGIITMADVTKIAREERSRVAVAAVYTREVESAFPDQTIHEIVERMRERHLANFPVVSRREEHRLLGMVSKTDIVLAYRRIAIGDATSGD from the coding sequence GTGGAGACGAACGTATATTGGCTGTGGCTGCTCTCCATGGGCAGTTTGATCTTTCTCATGCAAGCCGGGTTCTTCCTGCTCGAAGGCGGGCAGGTGCGCTCGCGCGACGTGGCCAACGTGATGATGAAGATGACCGGCCACATGGGCGTGGGCATCATCGTCTTCCTGCTCTTCGGCTTCGCCATCAAGCAGTACGGATGGCCACTGGCCGCGCTCCCCAATGGCTGGCACGCGCCGTGGCAGTTCATCTCCGATGGCGGCCACTCCATCGCCTTCTACGTCTCGCTGATGTTCGCGCTGGTCTCGTGCGCCATCCCCAGCGGATGTTTCTCCGGCCGCATGAAGTTCTCCGCCTACCTGCTGTTCGCCGCGCTCTACGTCGGCGTGATCTATCCCGTCTTCGCCTACATCCTGTGGAATGGCCCGCTGGCGCGCCTGGGCGTGCAGGACTACGCCGGCTCGCTGGGCGTTCACGCCGTCGGCGGCATCGTCGGCCTCGTCGGCGCAAAGTTCCTCGGGCGGCGCAAGACGCCGGCGACGGCGCACGATGTCCCGATGATGGGACTGGGCGCGATGATGCTGATGTTCTGCTGGTTCGGGTTCAACCTGGGCTCGGTCCCGAGCTACGGGAACATGGCCGCGGACCTGCCGTTGGTGGCCATCAACACGCTGGCGGCGATGGCCGGCGGCATCATGGGCTCGATGGCCGGCACGTGGGCGCAGAATGGCAAGGCGGACCCGATCATCACGCCCAACGGCGGACTCGCAGGCGCGGTGGCCATCTGCTCGGGCGTGCACCTTGTGCATCCCATCTACGCCATCCTGCTGGGCGTGGTGGCGGGCGCGCAGATTCCGTGGACAGCAAGATTCATCGCCAAGAAACTCGACATCGACGATCCCTGCGGCGTGGGCCCGGTCCACATGACGCCCGGACTGCTCGGCGGCCTCGCCGCCGGATTGTGGGCGCCGATGATCCCCAACGGTTTTCATGGCTACACCGTCCACTTCCTGCCGCAGCTGATCGGCACGGTGACGGCGATCGCGTACGGGCTGGTCGCTTCCGTCGCGCTTTTCTGGCTGCTGCAGAAACTCTTTGGATTGCGCGTCAGCGCGGACGAAGAACTCAGCGGGCTCGACGTGGCCGAGCATGGCATGGCGGCGTATCCGGAATTCTTTCCCGAAGCGGGCCCGCGCACGACGCCGCTGCACGTGCTTTCCGCCGTCCGCGTGGACCAAGTGATGACCGCGCCGGCGACGGTGCGCGTGGGCGACACGCTAGAGACGGTGCAGGAGCTCATGTTCAGCCGCGAGGTCTTTGCCGTGCCGGTGCTGAACCCTTACGACGAGCTTTGCGGCATCATCACCATGGCCGACGTGACCAAGATCGCGCGCGAGGAGCGTAGCCGCGTGGCGGTGGCGGCGGTCTACACGCGTGAGGTGGAGTCGGCGTTTCCCGACCAGACCATCCACGAGATCGTGGAACGGATGCGCGAGCGCCACCTGGCGAATTTCCCGGTGGTCTCGCGGCGCGAGGAGCATCGGCTGCTCGGCATGGTGAGCAAGACGGACATCGTGCTGGCCTACCGAAGGATCGCGATCGGAGACGCCACGTCGGGAGATTGA